The stretch of DNA GATCCGTGAGAAGATCCAAGCTTCAATCTTTTCCAGGGCAGATATAAATGTATGAGGGTCTTTCCAGTCATCAAAGCTTTCATATAAAGCACCTTTATTTCCCTTGCTTGGAGAGGGCTCCTTCCATTTAAGTGGGGATAATTTCCTGTCATATCTCTTCCCACTACCAGGACTTTCAACAGAAGGTCTAGCAGAAAGCGGTAGTTGCTGTTCTGTAAAGGCTTGGCTGATGATGGCTCTCAGTACAACAGAATTTGACAACCAAAAGGTCAACCTGTGCTTGGGGAGTGTGGAAAAGTAAATAAACCCTGCTGAATAATTCTGAAAACTTTCTTGAAAGGCAAACATATTTTGACATCATGTTTAAAAAGTATCAGATGCAATAACAAGAATACTAACTCCCTAACATAGGTATAGGTATGTATTGAGACCTAGTTGATCAGATTCTGCGCTCTATTAAACAGTTGGAAGTTTCAACTCTCAACTCCCACCCAGAATAAAAATATAGGCACTGAACTCAAACTGCTATAATGTTTGTGTGGGCGGGCATGCGCacaaagaagagagagagagagagagagcaaaaaatCATTTCTGCAAAGAAGCAAAAAGATTGATGTATTTGGCTCCACAGTAAACTTATCTAGCAGAATCCAACTGGACATTCTATAAGAAAATACATGTATAAATGCCAACCATGTCTTACAAGACTTAAGAAAAGCCAGGGCCTAAAGTACCTTGGAACATCATTTCCACATGCTTTTGCAACCAGAACCAATCCTGAGACAGCACTTCTAGCTGCACTTGCTCTCCTTGATTGGGTATTCTCTTTGCAAGCATGAAGATAGAACCTAGAAAGGCGCCGAGCCGGAGCATGGACCTTATTAGTGGAGCTTCCATGCTCTGCAACAACTGAGTAGAGACCAGCCTCAAGAGCAGCAacttctctcaattctccttcAAGCATCTTTGTTCTCTGTTCCAGTTGCTGGATTCTGACATCAGAAGTGATGTTTCTTGTCTCTTTGGGAGTTTTAGTgtcttttttttcatatgtaacAGAGCCTCGGCCACTTTGAGCATCTCCTGACATACCCTTTCTGACCAACCCATTGCCCCTACCTGAGTCCACAGGTGACCGCACAGACTTCACGTGCTTCAATCTATCACTGTTTACGATATTATTCTTTAATCCAAGATTATCCCCGGCAAATGAATATGCATCATTGCCTGATGGGACTTGCTTTCTTGTGCCATCTTGTGAACCATTCCACAATTCATCTTCTATAGACTGCTGTCCATCGTGCAGCATTGCTGCTCCATTTTCTTGCTCTTCGTTGATGTGTATGTCTTTAACAGAACCATTATGAATAAGATTAGCACCTGGGCCTTCATACTTGGCTTCTGTGCTCCAACTCCAAACCTTGTCACTATCCTCTCCATCAGATTGATGTTCAATGGGGATGGCTAGGCTGTCATCCATCTGGTCATCTGGGACCACTACTTTGGTTAAAGAATTATTCAGTTTGTCCATTTGAGATCCTTGCAGAGTATTGCTGCTAATCTCAGTTTCACCCTTAGCAAACTTTTCAACCTGTACAATATCATCATGGTCTTTATTTGCCATGCTAGTGTCTACCTGTTCCTCTGTACCTTCATAAGATGTAGATGATAATGAAGTTTGAGCACTCTGGGcaacaattttcttttgcatcAATGATAAGCGTCTATCGGGAAGATTAGACAAAGCAGCATGGCCATTTTCTAAGGCCCCCATATCTGAAGATGAGTCTGTTGATGATGAGCAAGATGAACTAGCCTTCAAACTTTCATGTAGTTCGTTCACAGGCTTTGCTTCAAATCCCTGCTTTGATGTTGAGTAATGTTGGTTGTCAGCCTCTCCTGGGCTATGCTTCTACAATTGGAAGACTAACTAGTAATCATATATTCTGAAACTATGAAATTAGTTCAATGGAGAAAAGCTTTCATCACCCAATAGATACAAATTAGGAAAAGTAAAAAAGTATTTACCCTGCTAGTGACTTGTTTATGCAATGCTAATTTACGTCAAATATCAGAGGATGTAAATATAGGCAGAAAAAACGTCACTTTGAATGGCAGAACTAACATGGATATAGCAgccaaattaaaaatgaaaccAATACAAGAACAGAAGTATATGTACCTCTTCTCTGTGTGGGGACAAAATCCCAATTGCCTCAAATGCTGCAGATGAAGCAGCCAAATATGAGTGAGAAGAAACATCATCATCAGCGAGTGAAGCAATCTCAGCTTCCTCAGCATATTCTTCATTCATCAAGGCAGAAACAGATCCACCACCATTTCCCTCCACAGATGCTTCTTTCTGCATGTTGTGTGCTGAGGAGGTGTTTGTGCGAACCTTTTCAATTGAATGAATTTTGATAAACAGAATAGGCTGAGCAGTGCTCCTAAAGCTCCGCTTGGAATTCATTGGCACGCTAGTACTCAAAGTGTCTTTAACAATGCCATAGTCTGCCAAGTCTACAACGGCAGTCCCCAACAACTGACCTTTTGTTGTTTTATCTCTCCGAAGCTCATACAAATTGAACTCGATGCAGTTCTTTTGAAAAGTATCACCATCACCGCTTTTAGCAGGAATTTCCCTTACCAGTGTCACTGGAAGCCTAAAGGACTcgttaaattcaatttttccatCGCCAATACCAGACCCAAGCAAAGGGACAACTGAATTGGTGGAGCCAGAATTCCGTTCACCGTGTTCCCACTGAATTAGCACGGAACGGAGTGTTCTCAGCGACTGAGATGGGGGCCAAGGTTTAACCTCCTGAATATGAATCGTATAATCAAGGTGAACCGTGGGGCTTTTCCATTTCTTTGTCTTTAGTCCCAGAACCATGATTTCAGAAACAAGGGTACTAATTTGTCCACAGAAATTCAACTGCAAAACACCTAAAATCCATAAAGAAAAGGCGTAAGATCAAGAAACTGCAAAAATAGCTAAATCAGAATTCCACAATATCATGGACGAACGAAAATACGCTCCGCTAAAAGCTTTATTAAGAACGAAAACTGGTTTTGCGCGGTGAACTGACATAAATGTGGTTTCAGAAGAACAACAGTGTCATCATACTGATCAGTTGATCAAAACTTCTTaccatttaaaagaaaaaaaaaattcaaaaaaggaACTCGGACATTAAATGAATTCAGGTTCTAAGCCGCTAACCGCTTCATAATCCATGTGCGGTTTTAGTTTCGCAAAACAGCAGTACAATGGAACAttcagagaaagagagataggaagGAATGCAGCCAAACTCTACTGAAAGTAAACTCCAATCTCCATTCTTAAGTTCGATTAAGATTTCGGagcaaacaaaaaagaaaaattgattgtGACATCTCAGCACACCAAAAATGCTGAAATTTGTGGAGGTTGTTCAGCCCTAACACATCAGATCCGAGAATTACCGACAAACTGCGATCAGAAGCAATCAACAAAAGCTCCAACCATCACAAAACCGAACGGATTCGCCCAATGCCAACATCCAAACTCCACTAACAACGAAAAAATTCATGAGATCTTTGCTTAAACAACACCACAAGTGAGAAATGGAACCACTTACTGTGAATATCTCGCTCTGGCTGAAGAATCGGAGGAAATGTGAGACAGAAACCACTCTATCGCCTCGCTCCTCAGTCCAGAAGGGTCTTTAGGGAGAGAATATAATCTGAGCGCAGCGACTCTTAAGAGTCAGTGAGAGACAACCCAGACGGGATGTCTTGCTtataagtaaattaattaattaaacaaaaaaacacaGAATTACATTTAGGTAGAATTTGTCAACTAACATATAAGTTGAAAAaagtataatataaaaaaaattaaataaaaatattttttattatatttattaaatttatctcacAATAGATTAAAAATAAGTTGCATGATTTCTTATTagtcaaaaatcaaataaataaatctattcccttccaaataaatttatttgaaattttataaataagagaaaaatatatatatgcctacTCATCTCATAATGCTCTCAtgtttttttgataataaaaaaaatattttaataaaaaaattcttatctcgatacttattatatgtattttaataaatataaaaaaaattaattctcaatatattttaaataatttaaaaaataatctaataaaaatcttaaagtATTTCTTACTCTTATCTTAATACTTGCTTGTTTTAACatacactaaataaatattgaaagtgtgatatttttatattaatatattatattatatgtttaattaatataaatatataatatattaattcaaaatattacaCAAATGGTTGTAATGAGcattagtgttttttttttttttttgtctattatttattatttgcgTAAATAAAAGGAATAATTGTATGTTTCGCGGGAGCACGCTTTTCTTATTGACGTCTTGTGAGAGAAGCGGGGACCAGTCCCCACGTATGGCGCGTGCGTCACGACCCAACATGATGGAGAAAGTGCGTGCCGAGGAAAGTGGGGGCGTGAGCAGTGAGCAGTTGGTTAGGGCGCGTGGGTTCTGGTGAAACTGGTTTGTTTCATTCGCCGACGTGTTTGGCACTGGACCAAGAAGGCCGCGGCatctttcatttttcaaggcTCCAAGCTTTTCTTTAATGAATAATAATGAGATGAGACTGTGGGAGCGGCTCTCCTTTATATTTtcgtttttttaaaaaaaatctaagtgTTCAGCCTAATCTTAAAGTCGATCGACTTTCTCCTCTAGAAAGTCTTCAAGACAATAAGACGTAgtgataaatttatatatttttaaaaaatatatataattacattttaCTAAATAAGATATTTATGTCTTTATTAAGAGCTAATTTTCAtcattcttaataaaattaagaattttatcACTTGTGTCATGCTTTAGGAGGTAGGAACAGCTCTCTTTTGTATGAATGGGTGATAGGCTTAAGAAGACTTCCATTGAATTGAAATAATTGGATGATCAAAATTGttggtttgatttgatttaagttataatttgtttgatttagtttttaaatttatcattattaattattttatttaatttaatttttatattaaaaattaaaataatcaaatcgatgacaaaaatatattttttgtactttattattttaattttttacgaTTCTTTAGTCagattgatatttttaattttttaatttatttaatttaagaatCTATTCGATctgtttgatttaatttttaacataaattcaatctattcaatttaaataattttatacttaaaCCAACTAAatactcattcagaaaataagACAATTAAAGTAAAACCGTTCCAACATGAAGTAAAATTGGGAGGAAGTGGAAGAGTTTAACAATGGCCGAGCTTCAACTCCAagcaaaaacaataataataataatgttaaccTCTAAAGAGTAGAGAGGAAGGTGACATGTCCTCTTCGAGTCGATGGAATGGAAGCAGACGACCATTGTTGGCGGAGCAATATGTATTTGGAAGTTCCAACGTCACATCTCACAGCAGCACCAACACCACCAGCCACTAGAtgtcctcttttttttttttttttttatcgtttATATACTTAGTCTTGACTAGGCTACCTAAAAAGTCAAAATTACTAATTTGCccttaaaaatcaattattctCCTGTTATTAGGgatttttattgttaaatacTAAGATATCGTTCGTTAAAATtagtaagataaaattgtattattatgtttttcaaatcaaaatataaaatgataaaaataagattgataagtatttcaattttttttttaaactgtttgttaaattctttgaaaTGTATTAAGGGATATatggattctttttttttttttcttatctatagattttaagataaatttatttaaataattttagataagaagtcacgttaGTTCTTTTAAagattgttaaataaattaataaatataataaaaaaaatactttcatttgaaatacttttcatatttcacTTTTTTCAATCATTATCTTAATTTAATAAACACTACCTAAGAAGATGACATGATACCTTTCAGTCAATCCATAtttgaaagataaaaattataaaatttattttttgaatctttattttgAAGAATTCAACCCCTATAGTAAGATTTGAGATATTTGAATCTGAAAACCTAAAAATAACTCTACAAATTCTGACTTATGTCACTAGCTCAAAATATCCAAGTTCAGGAAtcttagaaatttaattttgaattcccAGCTTACTTCACTTATAAAGAATTCAAACCAAATGCTATCTTTATTTAGTTTGATGGATTCGTCACCAATTCGACATAACTAAATTTATCCAATCCGACAAATTCTCCATTAGTCcaagataatttcaaatatcccgacttattttgtttttataaagaTTAAGACTCCCCATAAGTAAAGGAGCAAATTCTTCCTGCTTATTACACACATTCATTGTTCATTCATATGTTATACAAAGAGAGCCAATCCCATCCTTTTTGTCAAATAACATAATCAACTACTATTCAACTTTAAGCTGTGGAAACAACCAAAGAAATAACATCGAGCCAGAACCATAATCTCAAATACCATCATTTGGTCTAAATCAACTACTATTCAACTTTAAGCTGTGGAAACAACCAAAGAAATTCTCCAACTGGTCAGACAATTGGGAAGCTGCCCTTTGTATATGAAGTGAAGTGTATATAGGTAGAGAGGCTCTGATCGATCTAAAATCTCTCCTGTGTTTAAGcagaaaaagaataataaaagaagaaaaggatatTTACAACTCTACAGAAGATGCAATGCTTTCATAGACACTATAGCCATTTGCAAGTAGCTCTGCTTTCTTGTCAAGATGACGGAAGGCGATTGCACAGTTGCAGCTGCGAAGCCGTGAGACTATGACTGCGACGCAGCATCGGATTTCTGATCGGCATCTGCCACGGCCTGGACCTGAGCTGCGTACTGCAAGTTCCAGAGGACATCCTCGAAGGAGGGTCGGGTGGATGATTCGGGGGATATGCATTTGTTGGTGAGGGATATCACGATGGATAAGGACTCTTGGGTTGAGGTGGTTAACACAATTGGATCCACAATTCGTCTGCGACCATCCTGGCTGCTAAACGATGTCTGTCACATGTCAAACCAAGACTTGATTAACCAAtcatatagaagaagaagaagaagaagaagaagaagaagaagaagcaacttTAGATAGCATCAGAGATTCAGGGTACCATTTCATTTAGCAAAAATGCTTCTCCTTTTCCACTCACTATAGGCCCCACTAGTGATTCAAGTATTATAAAGCCAAATTTGTAAACATCATCCTCCAACTTTGTCATGTGCCTGCAGCAATGGAGGTTACACAGTCAATTCTTGCAAATAGTCATCGAAACTATAATGCAAGCGGCCATGTTCTTAATTTCTGTGGCAGCAGTTTCTCAGGAAAGGATCGTGAAAGTGAGCTTTGCTGTCACCAATCTAACGATTCTTGATTCTATTTGGCTTTCCTCCCAAAGAGGAGTTTATTCAGAAGAGCTCTTACCATGATTTTTGGCTGTCTCCCTTTccctagaagaagaaaagacGGAAATCATGTCAGAAATGCTTCATGAAACCGACAAATGATTGCAAAAACATCAGGGTACCTCAAGTTTCTCGAAGTCCTCTGTGATGATAGACATTCCATAATCACTCAGCTTTGCAATTCGATGCTCATCGAGCAATATGTTATTCGTTTTTAATCGGTTGCTGAAGGTGGCTGGTATTACCCCAGCATGCAGGAAGTGCACTGCCTTGGCAATACCGATTAAAACAGCCAATCTGTCTGGCCAAGCAAGTAACTTGTCTGGAGAATCCTCTGTAAATTTGGGCACAAATTCAGTTAGAACCCTACAGCCTCAAATACAGACAGGGTATGTGCATGGTGGATTGAAAAACCAATAGATTTGACCGGTATATAATTGTTTCCACATAAATACAGGAAGTGCATGTATACAGGCTTCTTTGACACACTGTTTCAATCCATCTCGAGGTCAAACATTAAAGCAATCAAAAGTTCAGGTCAATACATTCACCATCTAATCCTTCATTATAGAAgcattcctttctctctctcttctgctGGAGGGGGCTGGCTCCAGGATAAATAGCCATACAAAAAGAAGTTACAAGAGCAGGCTGGGGATGCTTTCATGTGTTTGATCCACAAATGGTGAGAGGGCGTGTCTAGGGCTCAACCAGCTTACATCTAGTCGAGAGCTTTAAAGCTTTCAAAAACATCTATTTTACCACCATAATTTTCTCCTCATGTATTACACATAAATGCATGCATATACTCATGTAAGAGAACTAAATGTATAACCTCATCGCGTACACTGACCTGAGAGATGACTGCGAAAATCCCCATTGGGCACATATTCATATATAAGGAAGACTCTGTTAACAGTAGTCTCGTCCTGTCCACCGCCATCATCAATGCAATGACCCAGAAGACCAACCAGATGTGGGTGCCGAAGCTTTGAAAGCAAATCTAACCGAAACTTAAGGTTCCGAACTGAGTACTTTCTGAAGAGAGCCAGAGATCGTATGGTAACACAAGTGCCGTTCTCCAATGTTCCTTTATAAAGctgaaacaaataaaatagcATGTTAAGGAGCTGCCTTGGCACTAATTTAAATCTTAGTTCGTCAACATTTGAACTGCATAATTATAATATGCATCGTCTCAACGATGAAACAAAAGCAATAGGAGGGTTCTGCCGTCTACCAAGTTCTCACTTCCCAACAGAACCACTGCACCATAACATACCATTTCTATCTGTAAATCTTTACCTTGTTCTCTTTCCATCAAAATGGGAGAGCACTATGTTCCCTCCCCTACCCAACCAAAAATCTGAACCACCAAGGAATAGGTTTAATTAACAGAAAAGATTAACACTATTAACCTTCAAATGATGAGCAGCATTTTTCACGCTGTAGATCAGAGGAGCAACAATCATTATATAATGACTACAACCAGAAAAGCAGTTCATAAGATCATATTTCATAATAGAGTTGCAAAATCCACCTAGAATGTTTTCTTctatctcttctcttccatcCCTTATCCACATcaattcatttcaaaatattcaaTTGCACGCACGATATCATTTAGAATCCAATACTTAACCccaaaaaacaacaaacaaagaagaagaattctGTCATAATCATCCAGTTAGGTTATTCAAGAAGTACCTTCCCTAGAGAACCTTCACCCAGAAACATTGACTTGTTGAAAATATCCGTGGCTGCTTCTAACTCTTCTAGTGTATACAACCTGTATGCTGGAGCACCCTGTGTCCCAAGTTTAGCTGCTTGAGATATGAATCCTGACACAAATGAAAGTTTGAATTTGGCTTTCGGTGGTGAGCAATCTGAACTCATTTCCATAAAGCACGAAAAATCTGGTATTTTgaaacatcatcatcatcattacaaCTAACTAGAGAGAGTAAATAATATACTTACTGGCATTTGCAAGGAGTTCAGAGGATATCCCTGCTGGTGAAGTTTCCAGTGGAACCTTTGGCAATGAATGCTGCTCCAATGTTTCACGGGAACGGTATCTTCTACACAAAATAACAAGCCCAATGGCCGCCAGTACTATAAGTATTGCACCTCCAATAACACCAATTAATACCCCTATTTTGTTCCACTTTGACCTTTTCCTATCGATGCCAACTTCTCTGCAGTACGAATCTGAATGCCGATGTTGAAGATCAGTGGACAAGCAATTACCACCATACTTAACAACTCTATCATCCAAACTACTATTCAAGCAAGAAGGAAGTGCACCCCTCAATCTGTTAGCAGAAATATCAACAAAACCAAGCTTGGCCGCGCAACTCAGATCATTGGGAAGTGCTCCACCCAGCATGTTCGTTGCtagattcaaataattaatgtttGGCAAGGAGAACAATGCAGAAGGCGGCGTTCCACTCAAATGATTGAATGACAGATCAAGGTGTTGAATTTGGCTTAGCTTTCCAATTTCTCCGGGAATCTTACCAGAAAATGAATTATTGCTCAGAAGAGCTGTAATCAGTCCTTTGGGCATTAGAGGTAGTTCAGAATCAAAATGGTTCTCTCTCAAATCCAATAAATGTAGACTAGTTAAGGCATTCAAATCCGGCAATTTCCCCGAAAGCTTATTGTGTGCCAAAGCAAGATCGGTGAGGGTTAGAATTCTGCATATTGAAGAAGGAAATTGACCCTTCAACCGGTTGTTCTTTAAGCTCAGAACATTGAGATTTGATAAAGAATCCAACCAACCAGGGACTGTATCAGTGAAGAAATTGTCATCCAATGTTAAGCTTTGAAGCTTCCCAAGTCTAGATAACTGAGGCGGTATGGTaccaaaaatgaaatttgaacGCATGTCCAAAAGTTCAAGTGAAGATAAGCGATGAATTTTATCAGGAAGCGGCCCCCAAATACccagagagactagactaagaacCCTTAAATTAGTTAACCTTGTCAGTGTAGTTACAAACGAATCAATCGAGAAACTCTCAGATAATGTCTGGTTGGGAACTGCAAATCCATTGAATTCACTAACCTTGGCAAGCTTATCTCCCATGATTTTGAGTTCAGAAACAGAACCGTCGTGGCACCTTATGCTCATGTGCAGGGTGGAAGAAACGTTACACAAATCGCCGCCGTAATTTTCCCAAATTTGTAGAGCAAATGGATTCTCCAAATGCTTCCTTAACTGGAGAAGGACTTGAGTTTGAGAGGTTTGTAATTGATGGGTATTCGAAACAAATAAGACCCACAAAAGAAACGCTCCAGCGAACCAGTTCTGAAACCCCATTTCAGACGAGTTCCGAGTTCAGGACCAGAGATTTCACGAAGCGGAAAGAACCCTAGAAAGAATGTAATTTTGGAGTTcagaagggaaagaaagaaacagagtCGAGAAACATGCCTCACTTTCAAAATGGAGAGATTTCTAAAGAAACAGGACGAACCCAAGAAAGATTTATCTAACTTTCAGGTCTAGCCGAGAAACCGTTCGTAGTGTAGGCCTCAATGTAGAGCAAATGAACTCATTGCAAACTTTCCAATTTAAAGAACCCACCAAGCATGTAAAAGCAAAAAATACGCGAAGAATTAGGGAACCCACATGAGAAGCTTGAAGATTCAACACTACAACGTACTCGGCGCCCGGGATTTTCAGATTTCGCGAGAAATCCGGACATTAAGACAATGTAGAGAAGAGTTACCATGATGGTGGTGGGGTGAAGATTAAGAATTGAAGGAAGTAGTAAGCCATTAAGAAGGTGGATAGAGAAGGCAGAAAGGGACGCAGAGAAGGCATTTACTGGCAGTACGAACAAGGAAGAAggtcaagaagaaggagataACAATGGGGAGGCGGCTGCCATTAATGGGGTCGGTTTCAGAGTGGCAGAGAAACGACAAATGGGGTAGAGGGTTCGTGCCTAGTGTGAGAGGTGACTATGGGTCATTCATGAGACCACCATAAAAGTGGATTGGAAACAGAGActagaaaagagaagaagaagagaagagaacagaaaagagagagagagagagagagagccggaAGTTTTGTTTGTTAtagcttttattattatttgacgGGTGAAAACGACGAGACTCCCAACAGTGGGAGATCACGTTCttgttttcttaattattattttaagattaataattaaataataataaatatattttatttttatataagatgtatatttttaatatttacatattttttagctaataataaatgtattgtattttaaattattttattaaataataaaattattaaaattttatttaaacacttaattttAATACTCAAAtgtattgtatatttatattaatataccACACAAAATAATACAGGAGCATCACttcaaatgtcaaattttagtatttaaataatatttttataaaattatttagatattaaaaataaaatacatttaatacattttgttcaagaataatttatatttattgaggGAAATccttcaaaataatataaatagttCATTGCACACgtttaaaaatttagattatcatAAGTCGTGAATTTGaatctatttttatatgaaattgtGATAAtctgtatttattttgaatgatcAGATTCACAAACTTTGATTTGTCAATTACCTATTCACATATATTAGGTTGAAGAaaagataattataattttaaagaaGAGTGGAACATACAAAgatgtttaaatttttcataattaaggGACACAAATGAAACATCTCAagttaataaatatatgtaaattcatttttaataaaaaaattgtgaattttatcaattaataaaaatgatacacattatttaaaaataaaatacaatgaTTGAATCTGAATCATTGTTCTTAAGTTCAAACATAAATGGGTTATTTGTGATAATAATTACATGGGAATGTCTTATTTgggtaatataataataattgtgaGAATCCCCGACAAAACCAACGACAGCCGCCGATGATTCCACGATGATTACGAGAGCGCATCACGTGGCGATTTGAACTGAGGTGCCGCTACTTTCTTAtgaatttaccaaaatacccctgtTGGCCGTTGGCTTATAATACTTGACGCTtttaggaaagaaaaagaaaaaagggaataaaaaaaaaaaagggagaaaactAACCGTAGAAGCACGGAGGATAAGGCGAAAAGGATTGGGCAGTGTTGGAAATTGGGCTTGTTATTGATATGGTGCCCAATGGACCCACTGTACAGGCTGTCTCCCTATCCAGGGCGATTTATGACTGGCTCTACAGAATCCTAggcaaaattcatatttttttatatacttgttggcatgattatttaaattttttattattttaattatgtttatagatttatatttttaaatttgatattttttatgtgataatttaaaatttttattattttaattatatttttaaatttatattttttaatcaatttaactttatattttaatgtaaaCTGAGtctaacttattttattttatttttttatatataaaaatataaaaataaaattaattaaaaaatacagattcaaatatgtaatcgaaataataaaaaatttagattgtcacacaaaaaaataaaaattaaactatagaagttaaattgattaaaaaattaaattttaaaatataattaaaataataaaaaattcaaataaacacacaaaaaaatataaaaatatagagacAAACATATGAATTTGACGAAATTAAAAACTCGATCCAAAATCAAGCTAGATgttgatttttaattaaattaaataataaatgttaaatattaattaataaaatattatcatctcatcttatatttaaatttgagaaatcactatttttaaaatttttgttcttcattgtttttttttttttacctatatataataatttataagtaaAGTATGTCAATTAAAGGTTTAAATAACAATTTAAGTTAAGAgtaatttaatctttttat from Diospyros lotus cultivar Yz01 chromosome 6, ASM1463336v1, whole genome shotgun sequence encodes:
- the LOC127804203 gene encoding uncharacterized protein LOC127804203 isoform X2; this encodes MVLGLKTKKWKSPTVHLDYTIHIQEVKPWPPSQSLRTLRSVLIQWEHGERNSGSTNSVVPLLGSGIGDGKIEFNESFRLPVTLVREIPAKSGDGDTFQKNCIEFNLYELRRDKTTKGQLLGTAVVDLADYGIVKDTLSTSVPMNSKRSFRSTAQPILFIKIHSIEKVRTNTSSAHNMQKEASVEGNGGGSVSALMNEEYAEEAEIASLADDDVSSHSYLAASSAAFEAIGILSPHREEGFEAKPVNELHESLKASSSCSSSTDSSSDMGALENGHAALSNLPDRRLSLMQKKIVAQSAQTSLSSTSYEGTEEQVDTSMANKDHDDIVQVEKFAKGETEISSNTLQGSQMDKLNNSLTKVVVPDDQMDDSLAIPIEHQSDGEDSDKVWSWSTEAKYEGPGANLIHNGSVKDIHINEEQENGAAMLHDGQQSIEDELWNGSQDGTRKQVPSGNDAYSFAGDNLGLKNNIVNSDRLKHVKSVRSPVDSGRGNGLVRKGMSGDAQSGRGSVTYEKKDTKTPKETRNITSDVRIQQLEQRTKMLEGELREVAALEAGLYSVVAEHGSSTNKVHAPARRLSRFYLHACKENTQSRRASAARSAVSGLVLVAKACGNDVPRLTFWLSNSVVLRAIISQAFTEQQLPLSARPSVESPGSGKRYDRKLSPLKWKEPSPSKGNKGALYESFDDWKDPHTFISALEKIEAWIFSRIIESVWWQTLTPHMQSAAAKAINRGMAFDASKTYQRTSSSGDHDQVHFSLELWKRAFKDACERLCPIRAGGHECGCLPILARLIMEQCVARLDVAMFNAILRESADEIPTDPVSDPISDAKVLPVPTGKASFGAGAQLKNAVGNWSRWLTDLFGIDDDDSLEGKYDDDDSSKSKDCDMSSKCFHLLNALSDLMMLPKDMLLSRSIRKEVCPTFGAPLIKRVLDNFVPDEFCPDPIPEDVLEALDSEDADEEGEGFITAFPCNAAPIVYLPPPAASVASIIGEIGSQPQLRRSGSTVLKKSYTSDDELDELGSPLTAIIDSFQASPTSIKPSWISKQNGNRNAVRYHLLREVWMNSE
- the LOC127804203 gene encoding uncharacterized protein LOC127804203 isoform X1 yields the protein MVLGLKTKKWKSPTVHLDYTIHIQEVKPWPPSQSLRTLRSVLIQWEHGERNSGSTNSVVPLLGSGIGDGKIEFNESFRLPVTLVREIPAKSGDGDTFQKNCIEFNLYELRRDKTTKGQLLGTAVVDLADYGIVKDTLSTSVPMNSKRSFRSTAQPILFIKIHSIEKVRTNTSSAHNMQKEASVEGNGGGSVSALMNEEYAEEAEIASLADDDVSSHSYLAASSAAFEAIGILSPHREEKHSPGEADNQHYSTSKQGFEAKPVNELHESLKASSSCSSSTDSSSDMGALENGHAALSNLPDRRLSLMQKKIVAQSAQTSLSSTSYEGTEEQVDTSMANKDHDDIVQVEKFAKGETEISSNTLQGSQMDKLNNSLTKVVVPDDQMDDSLAIPIEHQSDGEDSDKVWSWSTEAKYEGPGANLIHNGSVKDIHINEEQENGAAMLHDGQQSIEDELWNGSQDGTRKQVPSGNDAYSFAGDNLGLKNNIVNSDRLKHVKSVRSPVDSGRGNGLVRKGMSGDAQSGRGSVTYEKKDTKTPKETRNITSDVRIQQLEQRTKMLEGELREVAALEAGLYSVVAEHGSSTNKVHAPARRLSRFYLHACKENTQSRRASAARSAVSGLVLVAKACGNDVPRLTFWLSNSVVLRAIISQAFTEQQLPLSARPSVESPGSGKRYDRKLSPLKWKEPSPSKGNKGALYESFDDWKDPHTFISALEKIEAWIFSRIIESVWWQTLTPHMQSAAAKAINRGMAFDASKTYQRTSSSGDHDQVHFSLELWKRAFKDACERLCPIRAGGHECGCLPILARLIMEQCVARLDVAMFNAILRESADEIPTDPVSDPISDAKVLPVPTGKASFGAGAQLKNAVGNWSRWLTDLFGIDDDDSLEGKYDDDDSSKSKDCDMSSKCFHLLNALSDLMMLPKDMLLSRSIRKEVCPTFGAPLIKRVLDNFVPDEFCPDPIPEDVLEALDSEDADEEGEGFITAFPCNAAPIVYLPPPAASVASIIGEIGSQPQLRRSGSTVLKKSYTSDDELDELGSPLTAIIDSFQASPTSIKPSWISKQNGNRNAVRYHLLREVWMNSE